A segment of the Nocardioides plantarum genome:
ACCGACGAGCCGCCGAGCGAGCTCGAGACGCCGCCACCGAACATGTCGGACATGCCGCCGCCGCGCCCCTTGTGGAGGAGCACCAGCAGGATCATGAGACCGCTGGCCAGGAGGAGCAGGACGGTGAGAATCAGTTCCGCGTTCACGAGGTGGAATCCTACGTCAGGGTGGTCGGAGTCGGACGATCGGCAGGGCCGGTCACAGGCTGGGCATGTCGTAGAAGCGGCAGATGCCGCCGAACTCGTCGACCTGCAGGCTCGCGCCGCCCACGAGGGCACCGTCCACGTCGGGCTTGGCCATGATGCCGGCGACGTTGGACGCCTTGACCGAGCCGCCGTAGAGCACCCGGACACCGGCAGCAGCGGCCTCGCCGTGCGCCTCCCGGATCTGGCCGCGGATGGCCTGACAGACCTCCTGGGCGTCCTCCGGAGTGGCTACCTCGCCGGTGCCGATCGCCCAGACGGGCTCGTAGGCGACCACGAGGCCGGCGACCTGCTCGCCGGTGAACCCGGCCAGCGAGCCGGCGACCTGGGCCATGGTGAACGGCACGTGCTCGCCGGACTGACGGACCTCCAGGCCCTCGCCGACGCACACGATCGGGGTGATCCCGGCGCCGAGCGCCGCGTGCGCCTTGGCGTTGACGACCTCGTCGGTCTCGTGGTGGTGCTGACGCCGTTCGGAGTGACCGACGACGGCGTACGAGACGCCGAGCTTGGCGAGCATGCCGGCCGAGATCTCACCCGTGTAGGCGCCCGACTCGTGCACCGAGACGTCCTGGGCGCCGTACTTCACCAGCAGCCGGTCGCCGTCGACGAGGGTCTGCACCGAGCGCAGGTCGGTGAACGGGGGTACGACGACCACCTCGACCTTGGCGAAGTCGTGGCGCTTGTCGCTCAGCGTCCAGGCGAGCTTCTGGACCAGCACCACCGCTTCCTGGTGGTTGAGGTTCATCTTCCAGTTGCCCGCCATCAGCGGCGTACGGGTGGCCTTGGCCATGGTTGTTCCTAGCTCTCGAGGACCGTGATGCCGGGGAGCTCCTTGCCCTCGAGGTACTCGAGGCTGGCACCGCCCCCGGTGGAGATGTGTCCGAACGCGGCGTCGTCGAAGCCCAGGCTGCGGACCGCGGCGGCGGAGTCACCGCCACCGACCACGGAGAGCCCGCCGGCGGCGGTCACCTCGGTGAGCGCCTGGGCGACCGCCCGGGTGCCGTCGGAGAACTGCGGGACCTCGAAGACGCCCATCGGGCCGTTCCAGAAGACCGTGCGGGCCCCGGACAGGGCCGCGGCGAAGTCAGCTCCCGAGGCCGGGCCGATGTCGAGGCCGAGGGCGTCGGCCGGGATCTGGTCGGCCGGGACGACCCGGGGGTCGGGCGTGACGTCACCCGACGGGAACGACGTGTCGACGACGATGTCGCCCGGCAGCAGGATCTGGACGCCGGACTCCTCGGCGCGCCGCAGGTAGGCACGGCACACGTCGAGCTGGTCGTCCTCGAGCAGGCTCTTGCCCACCTCGTGGCCCTGGGCCTTGAGGAAGGTGAACACCATGCCGCCGCCGATGAGCAGCTTGTCGGCCTTGTCGAGCAGGTTGTCGATGACCCCGAGCTTGTCGGAGACCTTCGAGCCGCCCAGGACGACCACGTAGGGCCGCTCGGGCTCGACGGTCAGGCGCCGCAGCACGTCGATCTCGGTCGAGACCAGGGCGCCCATCGCGTGCGGGAGCCGCTGCGCGACGTCGTAGACCGAGGCCTGCTTGCGGTGGACGACGCCGAAGCCGTCGGACACGAACGCGTCGGCGAGCGACGCGAGCTCGTCGGCGAAGGCACCGCGCTCGGCCTCGTCCTTGCTGGTCTCGCCGGGGTTGAACCGGACGTTCTCGAGCAGGGCGACCTGTCCGTCGGCGAGGCCGTCGACCGTGGCCCGGGCCGAGTCGCCGACCGTGTCGGTGGCGAAGGCGACGTCGGTGCCGAGCAGCTCGCCGAGGCGGGCGGCCACGGGCGCCAGGGAGTAGCGGTCCTCGGGCGCGCCCTTGGGACGGCCCAGGTGGGCGGTCACGACCACCCGGGCGCCGGCGTCGGCCAGCGCCTTGATGGTCGGGACCGAGGCGCGGATACGGCCGTCGTCGGTGATGTCGGAGCCGTCGAGGGGCACGTTGAGGTCGCTGCGGACCAGGACGGTCTTGCCCGCGACGTCACCGAGGGAGGAGTAGTCCCCCACCGTCAGAGGGTCTTGCCGATGTAGTCGATCAGGTCGGCGAGGCGGTTGGAGTAGCCCCACTCGTTGTCGTACCAGCCGACGACCTTGACCTGGTTGCCGATGACCTTGGTCAGCGGCGCGTCGAAGATGCACGACGCCGGGTCGGTGACGATGTCGGAGGACACGATCGGGTCGGTGGAGTACTTCAGGAAGCGGCCGTCGGCGGCCTTCTCGATGATCGCGTTGACCTCCTCGACGGTCGTCTCGCGACCGGCCTCGAAGGTCAGGTCGGTCGCCGAGCCGGTCGGGACCGGGACGCGCAGGGCGTAGCCGTCGAGCTTGCCCTTGAGCTCGGGCAGGACCAGGCCGATCGCCTTGGCCGCACCGGTCGACGTCGGGACGACGTTGAGGGCAGCGGCACGGGCCCGGCGCAGGTCCTTGTGGATGTTGTCCTGGAGGTTCTGGTCGGCCGTGTAGGCGTGGATCGTCGTCATCAGGCCCTTGACGATGCCGAGGTCGTCGTTGAGCGCCTTGGCCATCGGGCCCAGGCAGTTGGTCGTGCACGAGGCGTTGGAGATCACCGTGTGCTTCGCGCCGTCGTAGTCCTCGTGGTTGACGCCCATCACGACGGTGATGTCCTCGTTGGTGGCGGGCGCGGAGATGATGACCTTCTTGGCGCCGGCGTCGATGTGGGCCCTGGCCTTGGTGGCGTCGGTGAAGAAGCCGGTCGACTCGACCACCACGTCGACACCCAGGTCGCCCCAGCCGAGTGCGGCGGGGTCGCGCTCGGAGAACGCCTTGATCTCGGTGCCGCCCACGACGATCGCGTCGTCGGTGGAGCTGACGTCGGCGTCGAGCCGGCCGAGGATCGAGTCGTACTTGAGCAGGTGCGCGAGGACCGCGTTGTCGGTGAGGTCGTTGACACCCACGATCTCGATGTCGAGTCCGGACGCGCGCACGGCGCGGAAGAAGTTGCGACCGATGCGGCCGAAGCCGTTGATGCCGACACGAACAGTCACTGCGAAACTCCTGAAGCTGGGGGTCTGAGGCCAATTCCGACCCTACCGTCCGACCTGGCACGCAGGTATGGCGTCCCGGGGTACGTGCGGGTAACCACGACGAGCCGAACGCGGGAGCCCTGGCGAGGGTTGGCTGCGTCGGCTGCGGTGGTTTCGACTCGCTCGTGCGGCTTCGCAGGCTCAGCCGCGTCGCTCGCTCAACCTTCGCTCGCGACGGCATCCCGCTCGTTCCTCGCGGGATGCCTGCTCGCTCAGTCGTCGTCGGCGAGCATCTCGGGCGTCAAGGACGCCTCGGTGTCGGGTACGCCGAGCTCCTCGGCCCGCTTGTCGGCCATCGCGAGCAGTCGGCGGATGCGCCCGGCGATGGCGTCCTTGGTGAGCTGGGGCTCGTGCAGCTGTCCGAGCTCCTCGAGCGAGGCCTGCTTGTGCTCGAGGCGCAACGTGCCGGCCAGCTGCAGGTGGTCGGGGACCTCCTCGCCCAGGATCTCCATGGCGCGCTCGACGCGGGCGCCGGCGGCGACGGCGGCCCGGGCGGACCGGCGCAGGTTGGCGTCGTCGAAGTTGGCGAGCCGGTTGGCGGTGGCGCGGACCTCGCGGCGCATCCGGCGCTCCTCCCAGGCCATCAGCGTCTCGTGGGCGCCGAGGCGGGTGAGCAGCTGGCCGATGGCGTCGCCGTCGCGGATCACGACGCGGTCGATGCCGCGGACCTCGCGGGCCTTGGCCTGGATGCCGAGGCGGCGGGCGACGCCGACGAGGGCGAGCGCGGCCTCGGGGCCGGGGCAGGTGACCTCGAGCGACGAGGAGCGGCCCGGCTCGGTGAGCGAGCCGTGGGCCAGGAAGGCGCCGCGCCAGGCGGCGACGGCGTCGCAGCCGCCTCCGGACACGACCGCCGGCGGGAGCCCGCGCACGGGGCGGCCGCGCTGGTCGAGCAGCCCGGTCTGGCGGGCGAGCGACTCGCCGTCCTTGACGACGCGCACGATGTAGCGGCTCCCCTTGCGGATGCCGTTGCCCTGCACCATCACCACGTCGGACTTGTGGCCGTAGAC
Coding sequences within it:
- the gap gene encoding type I glyceraldehyde-3-phosphate dehydrogenase, yielding MTVRVGINGFGRIGRNFFRAVRASGLDIEIVGVNDLTDNAVLAHLLKYDSILGRLDADVSSTDDAIVVGGTEIKAFSERDPAALGWGDLGVDVVVESTGFFTDATKARAHIDAGAKKVIISAPATNEDITVVMGVNHEDYDGAKHTVISNASCTTNCLGPMAKALNDDLGIVKGLMTTIHAYTADQNLQDNIHKDLRRARAAALNVVPTSTGAAKAIGLVLPELKGKLDGYALRVPVPTGSATDLTFEAGRETTVEEVNAIIEKAADGRFLKYSTDPIVSSDIVTDPASCIFDAPLTKVIGNQVKVVGWYDNEWGYSNRLADLIDYIGKTL
- the secG gene encoding preprotein translocase subunit SecG translates to MNAELILTVLLLLASGLMILLVLLHKGRGGGMSDMFGGGVSSSLGGSSVAERNLDRFTIGTGVIWFACVIALGLLKAY
- the whiA gene encoding DNA-binding protein WhiA, which encodes MAMTAQVKAELANTQTTKTCCRKAEVATTLRFAGGLHIVSGKIVVEAELDTGAAARRLRRDIDEVYGHKSDVVMVQGNGIRKGSRYIVRVVKDGESLARQTGLLDQRGRPVRGLPPAVVSGGGCDAVAAWRGAFLAHGSLTEPGRSSSLEVTCPGPEAALALVGVARRLGIQAKAREVRGIDRVVIRDGDAIGQLLTRLGAHETLMAWEERRMRREVRATANRLANFDDANLRRSARAAVAAGARVERAMEILGEEVPDHLQLAGTLRLEHKQASLEELGQLHEPQLTKDAIAGRIRRLLAMADKRAEELGVPDTEASLTPEMLADDD
- a CDS encoding phosphoglycerate kinase produces the protein MGDYSSLGDVAGKTVLVRSDLNVPLDGSDITDDGRIRASVPTIKALADAGARVVVTAHLGRPKGAPEDRYSLAPVAARLGELLGTDVAFATDTVGDSARATVDGLADGQVALLENVRFNPGETSKDEAERGAFADELASLADAFVSDGFGVVHRKQASVYDVAQRLPHAMGALVSTEIDVLRRLTVEPERPYVVVLGGSKVSDKLGVIDNLLDKADKLLIGGGMVFTFLKAQGHEVGKSLLEDDQLDVCRAYLRRAEESGVQILLPGDIVVDTSFPSGDVTPDPRVVPADQIPADALGLDIGPASGADFAAALSGARTVFWNGPMGVFEVPQFSDGTRAVAQALTEVTAAGGLSVVGGGDSAAAVRSLGFDDAAFGHISTGGGASLEYLEGKELPGITVLES
- the tpiA gene encoding triose-phosphate isomerase, with the translated sequence MAKATRTPLMAGNWKMNLNHQEAVVLVQKLAWTLSDKRHDFAKVEVVVVPPFTDLRSVQTLVDGDRLLVKYGAQDVSVHESGAYTGEISAGMLAKLGVSYAVVGHSERRQHHHETDEVVNAKAHAALGAGITPIVCVGEGLEVRQSGEHVPFTMAQVAGSLAGFTGEQVAGLVVAYEPVWAIGTGEVATPEDAQEVCQAIRGQIREAHGEAAAAGVRVLYGGSVKASNVAGIMAKPDVDGALVGGASLQVDEFGGICRFYDMPSL